In Oncorhynchus mykiss isolate Arlee chromosome 32, USDA_OmykA_1.1, whole genome shotgun sequence, the DNA window cctggttcctctctaggtttcttcctaggttttggcctttctagggagtttttcctagccaccgtgcttctacacctgcattgcttgctgtttggggttttaggctgggtttctgtacagcactttgagatatcagctgatgtacgaagggctatataaataaatttgatttgatcattgttctggggtggaaaggtaggcctactccgtctggggtggaaaggtaggcctattctgtctggggtggaaaggaaGTCCTATTCTGTCTGTGGTGGAAAGGaagtcctactctgtctggggtggaaaggtaggcctattctgtctggggtggaaaggtaggcctattctgtctggggtggaaaggtaggcctattcTGTCTggggtgcggctgctcggccatggaaacccatttcatgaagctcccgacgaacagttattgtgctgacgttgcttccagaggcagtttggaactcagtagtgagtgttgcaactgaggacgctacgtggtcccgttctgtgagcttgtgtggcctaccactttctcctagatgtttccacttcacaataacagcacttacagttgaccagggtagaaatttgacaaactgacttgtgccacgttgaaagtcactgagctctccagtaaggccattctactgcaaatgtttgtcgatggagattgcatggctgtgtgctcgattttatacacctgtcagcaacaggtgagGCTGaagtagccaaatccactaattttaaggggtgtccacatacctttggccatgtagtgtattattttgggtataggggagTCACTTATTATTTTTCAAGTGTTCATGGGAGGGTTTATGTAAAATATGGGATGTCCATTTTCATTTCAGGGGTCGATTTtctaacccttattataaataacgTTTACTCCCTAATTGAGTCAGTTATTCAAAGATAGGTTTAATATAGGAGGAAAATACATATCTTGACGGTCCCAGACACACAAGGGACAGCATGGCCAGTCCCTGGAACGAACAAGGTTGAGAAATACATACTGTTCTAGATGATGAGAGTTGAACCAAAAGGCAATACAATAAAATATTGCCACCATCAATTCAACAAACAAGATGGCAGGTTAAATCCTCTCAGTCAGATACAAAttccgcgttcaaaacaactaggAGCTTGGAAATCTCCGACTTCTGACTTCAGTTTTTTCAGAACAACTGAGAACTCGGTGGAACAACCGAGCTCCGACTATGAAAAATCGATTTGAATGGTCACACAACTCGCAATTCCAACTCAGGACCTCGGGCCGCTATCTAGAGCTCCGACTTCCCGATcggaagatcactgacgtcattatGTTACCGAGTTCCCAGTTCTTTTAAATCCGGCAATAGATAACTTATGATACAGCCTAACCTACACCTTACCCTCGGCTATTGTTTTTTTGGTGCACATTGTCCCCCCTTCACTTTATGAGTAATACATCTATATGCATATTTACGTCATATTCATCTTAATTATCCAAAAGCTTTTACTTGAGCCCTGTATTTACTTCAAGTTTAAATGGCAGATCCAATAACAAGGTAATTGGGTAATCTAACGTCTGCTTCTAACTAGTTTTACTACATTGATCCATTACTACATTGATCCAAATCACTTGAAATCCCACGTTACTCTTGATTTCATCCTCGAAGAAAAACAATCAAATTCATGAATCCGGCGTTACCTCTGCAGAGCAGACGTGCTGTGTGACGTGGCAGAATGGGCGGAAGAGGTTGTTTGTGTTTTGGTTCTAGTAAAAGGGGAAGTTGCAAGAAGAAAGAAAAAGGAGGAGACGTGATCGGGGTTGTTGAAATTATTTGTATGTTCAACAATACGTATCTGTCTGCACTGCGACCTTTATTTTGTGTATAGACTCGTGTGTGGTATTCTGTGTTCGTCAACCGCCTGGCACTCAGGTATAGTAAGCAAATGGTGTGACAAGTTGTAGATTTCAGCTCATTAGTTGTCAACAGGCTAGGTTAGCTAGCTTGATATGCTAACATTGGCGTCTGATGAGAAATGCAAAAAATAGGCCGTGGCCCGGATTTAGGTCGGGAAGAGACCTAACAACGGTTTTGTCATTTAATCGTTCCGGTCAAAACCGTGTTCGTGATGCTATTTATTGGTTGTTTATCCTAGTTGTGTTGATCATGTGTGGACATGGGTTCGTCATACGCGTCTCCTCGCTAGTTAGCTTATTGAAAATGTAGTAAGCCAGCCAGCTCCATCATCACATTCGCAATCGGACTTGttatgctaacgttagcttgccaCCCCGTCACCTAACTAGCTAACAGTAGCTGCTTAGCAAGACAGTCAGTAATCAGAGAGTAGGTAGGTAGCACACGTTAGCAATTCAGATGTtgatgtagctagttagctggctagttaccTGGCTTGCTAATAatctagctagcatgctaacgttAATTGGGTTAGCATTTGCTTCTATTTGGAAAATGGCGTACTCTCAATTTTCTAGCTAGATGCTGTGGCTTCGAAAATAAATCGAAGAGTAGGCCACGTTGGCTATGCTAATTTAGTACATTGTTAGAAGTTTGAACAGTCCATGCTAGCACTGCAGAGATTCATAACAGTGCTGGTTGAGTCACGTCCCACCTCGAAGGCAACAGCCAGTACAGGCCGTTGGCATTGCTGTCAGCCGATTACGCATGTTTACCTTCTAACGTCGCTATTATATTAGCTATATGTAAGCGAACATATTTACATTGGAAGGCAACACTGCAACGTCCTTGTGGAGTAGTGTTTTCCTCTATgacaaattgtgtgtgtgtgttttggaaaGTTTGAGGGGTACAATTTCAGCTCCGAGTGGGGATGTTACTGTGTGTACCGAAAGAGTTTGCATGGTTCTGTCAACTCTGTCAGTGGCAATGTATGATGTATTTGATGagggaaaatatattttagtgaGCTCACATCCAGCCATCTGTGATACCATGCAttcagagactgggctgggtcataTTCAATACACAAAATGGGAGAAAACAGTTTAATACAGGGATATACTATCTGCTTGTCCAGTAAGAAAAGCTTGTATTCGTTTTCCGTTGCACAGTGTTTTGCTATGGTGTGCTCTTATTAATATGCCCCAGCTCTACAGCAAGGTTTGACTGCCAAGTCATGTTTATTTTGACAACTTGTTTTCAGGGCAGCCTGTCCCTCTCACTTTTCTTCTGTAGACAGGATCATCTATTCAGTTTCTACCTCCCTCCCACCATATATTTAAGGGCTAAGTTGATCTCTTTATCAGCAGAGTCTGGACACGTATATCAAGGTTTTTTCTCTTTCGAGAAGCATGTCCACCTCCATACTGTCACCTTGACTCACTTATGGAGGATATAGGCCAGGGTTAAACTACATGTCAAAACAACTTTACAAAAACATCCATATCTCTACTTCAAAGTCCTCCTATCTTTACCACATCTGACATAACCCTAGCAGAAAACATCATCAGAGTTGTGAATAATTGTTCCTTTTTTCCTTCTCTCTACTGCCGCCTCCAGCTGAAGCCCTGACAGCATAGTCAGACGTGCGGGACAAACACTGACCGGGGGATCTGACTAGGCCATGGCCAACAGGGGAGGAGCTACGAGACCCAACGGGTCTAACGCTGGTAACAAGATCTGCCAGTTCAAGCTGGTACTTCTGGGGGAGTCGGCAGTGGGCAAGTCCAGCCTGGTGCTCCGGTTCGTCAAGGGACAGTTCCACGAGTTCCAGGAGAGCACCATTGGAGGTGACCATCACTCATTTATGCACTTAAGCCAGGAAcagaaaagtatctatagcctCTTCTGGAAGTTTCTATCCCTTCAGTGTTATAAGATCTGAAGGAACCGGTTACGGAAGGAACCTCAGACTTGCAGACAATGGCGCAATAGGGACTATGGGTTGTTGTTGGGTCTGGACTGTAGTTATTTATTTATCCCTTCATTCATATTGTTGAATGTGTTTAGTGAGGTGTCCTGTTCTAATGCTTTTTAAAGTTCACGTCAATTATGTATTTGAcaactctcttctctcctccccagcGGCCTTCCTGACCCAGACAGTGTGTCTAGACGACACGACGGTGAAGTTTGAGATCTGGGACACGGCAGGACAGGAGCGCTACCACAGCCTGGCACCCATGTATTACAGAGGGGCGCAGGCCGCCATCGTGGTCTACGACATCACAAATGAGGCAAGTAGCATAATCTTGATAGGTTATATAACCAGTGCAACCAACCTTCCTTTGTTAAAATGATAATTGATCTCACATGCTTGGATATGTGGTCACACTGGTGATCCCTTCACGTTCCAGATTGAAAGTGAAGTGTTTTTAACATCACCATTTCCCTGGTACCAtgtctcatcaaatcaaatgtatttatatagcccttcgtacatcagctgatatctcaaagtgctgtacagaaacccagcctaaaaccccaaacagcaagcatacaggtgtagaagcacggtggctagggaaaactccctagaaaggccaaaacctaggaagaaacctagagaggaaccaggttatgtggggtggccagtcctcttctggctgtgccgggtggacattagaacagaacatggccaagatgttcaaatgttcataaatgaccagcatggtcaaataataataatcacaggcagaacagttgaaactggagcagcagcacggccaggtggactggggacagcaaggagtcatcatgccaggtagtcctgaggcatggtcctagggctcaggtcctccgagagagagaaagaaagagagaattacagagagcatacttaaattcacacaggacaccggataggacaggagaagtactccagatataacaaactgaccctatccccccgacacataaactactgcagcataaatggaggctgagacaggaggagtcaggagacaATGTGGCTCCATCCGATGATActgggccaaacaggaaggatataaccccacccactttgccaaagcacagcccccacaccactagagggatatcttcaaccaccatcttaccatcctgagacaaggccgagtatagcccacaaagatctccgccacggcacaacccaagggggggtgccaacctagacaggaagatcacatcagtcactcaacccactcaagtgacgcacccctcctagggacggtatgaaagagccctagtaagccagtgactcagcccctgtaatagggttagaggcagagaatcccagtggaaagaggggaaccggccaggcagagacaacaagggcggttcgttgttccagagcctttccgttcaccttcacactcctgggccagactacattcaatcatatgacccactgaagagatgtgtcttcagtaaagacttaaaggttgagactgagtttgcgtctctcacatgggtaggcagaccattccataaaaatggagctctataggagaaagccctgcctccagctgtttgcttagaaattctagggacaattaggaggcctgtgtcttgtgaccgtagcgtacgtgtaggtatgtacggcaggaccaaatcagagagataggtaggagcaagcccatgtcatgctttgtaggttagcagtaaaaccttgaaatcagcccttgccttgacaggaagccagtgtagggaggctagtactggagtaatatgatcaatttttttggttctagtcaggattctatcagctgtatttagcactaactgaagtttatttagtgctttatctgggtagccggaaagtagagcattgcagtagtctaacctagaagtaacaaaagcgtGGGATAtctttttctgcatcatttttggacaaagtttctgatttttgcaatgttatgtagatggaaaaaagctgtccttgaaacagtcttgatatgttcttcaaaagagagatcagggtccagagtaatgccgaggtccttcacagttttatttgagacgactttacaaccattaagattaattgtcagattcaactgaagatctcttttgtttcttgggacctagaacaagcatctctgttttgtccgagtttacaagtagaacgtttgcagccatccacttccttatgtctgaaacacaggcttctagcgagggcaattttggggcttcaccatgtttcattgaaatgcacagctgtgtgtcatccgcatagcaatgaaagttaacattatgtttcccgaatgacatcaccaagaggtaaaatatacagtgaaaacaatagtggtcctaaaacggaaccttgaggaacaccgaaatttacagttgatttgtcagaggacaaaccattcacagagacaaactgatatctttccgacagataagatctaaaccaggccaggaCTTGTCCGTGTacaccaatttgggtttccaatctctccaaaagaatgtggtgatcgatggtatcaaaagcagcactaaggtctaggagcacgaggacagatgcagagcctcggtctgatgtcattaaaaggtaatttaccaccttcacaagtgcagtctcagtgctatgatggggtctaaaaccagacggaagcattttgtatacattgtttgtcttcaggaaggcagtgagttgctgcgcaacagccttttctaaaattgttgagaggaatggaagattggATATAGGCCGATttgttaaaaaacaaaaaaaatctgggtcaaggtttggctttttcaagagaggctttattactgccacttttagtgagtttggtacacatccggtggatagagagccatttattatgttcaacagaGGAGGGTCAAGCagaggaagcagctctttcagtagtttagttggaatagggtccagtatgcagcttgaaggtttagaggccatgattattttcatcattgtgtcaagagatattctactaaaacacttgagtgtctctcttgatccttggtcctggcagagttgtgcagactcaggacaactgagctttgaaggaatacgcagatttaaagaggagtccgtaatttgttttctaataatcatggtcttttcctcaaagaagttaatgcATTTATTACTGCTGATGTGaatgccatcctctcttggggaatgctgctttttagttagctttgcgacagtatcaaaaatacattttggattgttcttattttcctcaattaagttgtaaaaataggatgatcgagcagcagtgagggctcttcgatactgcacggtacaaactttccaagctagtcggaagacttccagtttggtgtggcgccatttccgttccaattttctggaagcttgcttcagagctcggatattttctgtataccagggagctagtttcttatgagaaatgtttttaggggtgcaactgcatctagggtattgcgcaaggttaacttgagttcctcagttaggtggttaactgatttttgtccttgggtagacagagggagtctggaaggacatcaaggaatctttgtgttgtttgtgaatttatagcatgagttttgatgttccttggttggggtctgagcggATTATTTGTTGAAATTGCAAAcctaataaaatggtggtccgatagtccaggattatgaggaaaaacattaagatccacaacatttattccatgggacaaaactaggtccagagtgtgacagtgagtaggtccagagacatgttggacaaaagtggagtcgatgatggctccgaaagccttttggagtgggtctgtgaacttttccatgtgaatattaaagtcaccaaagattagaatattatctgctatgactacaaggtccgataggaattcagggaactcaatgaggaacgctgtatatggcccaggaggcctgtaaacagtagctataaaaagtgattgagtaggctgcatagatttcatgactagaggCTCAAAAGATGcaaactgcatttttttttttgtaaattgaaattagctatcgtaaatgttagcaacacctccgcctttgcgggatgcacgggggatatggtcactagtgtagccaggaggtgaggtcttatttaacacagtaaattcatcaggcttaagccatgtttcagtcaggccaatcacatcaagattatgatcagtgattagttaattgactataattgcctttgaagtaagggatctaacattaagtatcCCTATTTTGAGATTCAATAAtaacaggaatggaggaggtctttatcctagtgagattgctaaggcgaacaccgccatgtttagttttgcccaacctaggtcgaggcacagacactgtctcaatggggatagctgagctgactacactgactgtgctagtggcagactccactatgctggcaggctggctaacagcctgctgcctggcctgcaccctatttaattgtggagttagagccctgtctatgttggtagataagatgagagcacccctccagctaggatggagtctatcactcctcagcaggtcaggcttggtcctgtttgtgggtgagtcccagaaagagggccaattatatacaaattctatattttgggaggggcagaaattgagttgtgagactctgctgtagagctcatcactcccccatacctgggagggggccagagacaattactcgatgccgacacatctttctagctgatttacatgctgaagctattggtgatctctgactgtttcatcctaacatcgttggtgccgaattggataacaatatctctatactctctacactcgccagttttagctttagccagcaccatcttcaaaTTAGCCTTAacatcggtagccctgccccctggtaaacagtgtatgatcgctggatgattcgttttaagtctaatactgcgggtaatggagtcgccaatgactagagttttcaatttgtcagagctaatggtgggaagcttcggcgtctcagaccccgtaacgggaggagtagagaccagagaagactcggcctctgactccgactcgttgcttaatggggaaaaccggttgaacgtttctgtcggctgaatgagcgacaccggttgagcattcctacagcatttccctccagaaaccgtgagaaagttgtccggctgcggggactgtgccaggggatttatactaaagttactatctgtacttactggtggcacagacgctgtttcatcctttcctacactgaaattatcCTTGCccaacgattgcgtctgaagctgggcttgtagcacagctatcctcgccgtaaggcgatcgttctcctgtatattatgagtacggCGACTGCAATTACAAGGCATcctgttaatgttactacttagcttcggcttttggaggtcctgacgaaccatgtccagataaagcgtccggagtgaaaaagttgagggaaaaaccaaaaatataaatggtaattaaaaagtaaaaaccgtaaagttgtcaggtagcaaagtgaAGGAGACGGAACCTgcgatggtaaaaaaaaaacaccctgTTAAGAACTTtgttttttatattattttttatttatattgactttcaatgttagaacgcttttaaaaaaaaatgttttattgtctcTTGTCTCAGGAGTCATTTGCGCGGGCCAGGAACTGGGTGAAGGAGCTGCAGAGACAAGCCAGCCCCAACATTGTCATCGCCCTGTCTGGCAACAAGGCTGACCTCGCCAGCAAGAGAGCCGTGGACTTCCAGGTGAGTCCTCCAAACACCTGTACCTGTCTGGTGTCACGATAACACACCGTTGTGTGTCTGCGTTTG includes these proteins:
- the LOC110487983 gene encoding ras-related protein Rab-5A, with product MANRGGATRPNGSNAGNKICQFKLVLLGESAVGKSSLVLRFVKGQFHEFQESTIGAAFLTQTVCLDDTTVKFEIWDTAGQERYHSLAPMYYRGAQAAIVVYDITNEESFARARNWVKELQRQASPNIVIALSGNKADLASKRAVDFQDAQSYADDNSLLFMETSAKTSMNVNEIFMAIAKRLPKSEPAATGANSGRNRGVDLTEAAQPTKAPCCST